In Coriobacteriia bacterium, the sequence AGCTCAGAGAGCTGTTCGGCATCTCCGCGGTCGCTGCTGCCTGAGAGGGTCTGCGGGGGACGGTTGCACTCTAGCACTCTACTGTGATAGAGTGGTGCTCATCGGGTACCTGTGAGGGTCGGACCCGAGAGTTCCTTCGCCCAAGCCAACAGGAGTCGAGCACGTATGCGCCCAATCACCCCGCGGGGATTTCGTGATGTTCTGCCCGAAGAGGCCGCCGAGCGAGAAGCGGTCAGTGCTGCGATCGCCGCGGTGTTCTCGTCATGGGGCTACGACCCGGTCGAAACACCCGTCGTCGAGGTGTACGAGACGCTGTCCGCCGCCGCGGGCGACCTGCAGGGCACGGCGTTTCGCCTGTTCGATCTGGACGGGCGGCTGCTGGCGCTTCGCCCCGACGTGACGGTGCCCGTCGCCCGGCTGTATGCGGCTCGCATGGCGCACGACGCTGGCATCAGGCGATTCCGCTACCGGGCCGAGGTGTTTCGCGAGCACGAATCGCTGCGGGGTCAGAACCGCCAGTTCACGCAACTGGGGGTCGAACTGGTGGGTGCGGGAGGCCCGGCTGCTGACGCCGAGGTCGTCGCGGTCCTGGTCGAGGCGCTGGCCGCTTCAGGGCTCGCCGACTTCACCGTGGCGGTTGGCGACGTCGCGGTGCTGATCGCGCTGCTCGACGCGGCCGGACCCGGTGCGGGCGAAGCGTGGCGAGCCGACGTTCTGGCTGCCGCGCACGATCGCAACTTCGTGGCGCTTGACGCGCTTGCGGCACGCGTGGGCGGCGACGTCGGTACCGCGCTTGCGGAGGTCGTGCGCCTGCGCGGCGGCGTGGAAGCCATCGAGCGCTGCCGGGCCATCGTGGAGCCGGTCGTGGGTACGCGTGAGGTCGATGACTTCGCGCGGACCTGGCAGCTGCTTGAAGCCGCGGGGGTCACCGACCACGTCATGGTCGACTTCGGCGTCATCCGCTCCTTCGACTACTACACGGGACTCGTTCTCGAGGCCTACGCACCCGGGCTCGGCGTCGCGTTAGGCGGCGGGGGGCGCTACGACACGTTGCTCGCGGCCTATGATGCGCCGGCGCCCGCTGCCGGGTTCGCCATCGGGCTTGAGCGTCTCTCCATCGCGCTGGCGGACCAAGGCGTCGTCGTGCCGGTCCAGCCGAGCGCCGCGGTCGTGGGCGGTGATGCGGCCGCTGCGTTCACTGAGGCAGCGCGACGCCGCGCAGCCGGCGAGCGGGTGGCGCTTGGAGCAGAGGTATTCGCCGGCGAGGAGGTGGCGTCGTGATCGCGACCGCTCGCGGCAACGGCAAAGGCGGCGGCAGGCTACGCGTCGCCGTACCTAAGGGTGCGCTATTCCCCGGCTCGATCGAGGCCCTGCGCGACGCTGGGCTCGACGTGGAGGGGCTCGCCGATCCTGGCCGGCAGCTCATCGTGACCACGGCCGATGCTGAGTTCATCATCTCCAAGCCCACCGACGTGCCGGTCTACGTGGCCTACGGCGCAGCGGACTGCGGCATCGCGGGGCGTGACGTGCTCGTCGAGGCCGGGCTCGACGTGGTCGAGCTTGTGGACCTGGGCTTCGGCGGCTGTCGGTTCGTGGTGGCAGAGCGCGAGGACGCACCGGACCTCGCGGAGCGCTATCGCCACGTCGGCGTGATCCGCGTGGCCACCAAGTACCCGCGCATCGCCGAGATCCACTTCGCGTCCAAGGGCGTTCAGGTTGAGATCGTGAAGCTCTACGGCAACATCGAGCTGGCGCCGCTCATCGGCATCGCCGATGTGATCGTCGACATCACGGCAACGGGAACGACGCTTCGGGAGAACAAGCTGCGAATCGTTGAGGATGTGCTACCTTCCACCGCTCGGTTCATCGGTAATCCGGCCTCCACGCGCACCGACCCGCGCGTGGTCGACTTGGCTGACCGCTTGTCAGAAGGCTCGGTAGAATCCACGTAAGAACGTACGCTTCCCGCGCTCACGCGGGGATGAAGAACAAGCAAGGACGTAACGACGAAAGCGAGTGACCTGATGCTCAGAAGAATCGTGCTCAAGCCCAGCCAGCGTCTCACCGAGGCCGATCTCGCGCGCTCGGGCGGCGTGGACGCCGAGATCATCGGCGTGGCGGCGCGCATCGTCGACGACGTGCGGACGCGCGGCGATGAAGCGCTGCGCGACCTCACGAAGCAGTTCGATAAGTGCGACCTCGATGACTTCCGGGTGACCGAAGCCGAGATTGACGCTGCGGTCGCTCAGTGCGAGCCGGCGTTTCTCGATGCGATCACTGCGGCAGCCGCCGCAATCGAGGAGTTCCACGCTCGCCAGGTGCAGCAGTCGTGGTTCACCGCGCAGGAGGGTGGGGTGTTCCTGGGCCAGAAGGTCACGCCGCTGTGCCGCGTGGGAATCTACGTGCCCGGAGGCCGCGCGAAGTACCCGTCAAGCGTGCTGATGTGCGCGATTCCGGCTCAGGTGGCAGGGGTTGGCGATATCGCGATGGTCGTGCCGCCGGATGCCGACGGTAGCGTGAACCCGTACACGCTGGCGGCCGCAGCCGAGGCGGGCGTCACCGAGATCTACAAGGTCGGGGGCGCCCAGGCCGTCGCAGCGCTCGCGTACGGAACGGCGAGCATCCCGCGCGTGGACAAGATCGTCGGTCCGGGCAACGCGTATGTGACCGCAGCCAAGAAGCTCGTGATGGGCGACGTCGGCATCGACATGCTGGCCGGTCCGAGCGAGGTGCTCGTGCTGGCCGACGAGACCGCGATACCCGCCTTCGTCGCCATCGATCTGATGGCACAGGCCGAGCACGACCCGCGCGCGGCCACCTACCTCGTGACCACCGACCCCGAGCTTCCCGATCTGGTGGAAGAGGCGCTCGGGTTGCTTCTGGCCGAGTCTCCGCGTGGCGAGATCACCCAGCGCTCGCTCGTGGACAACGGCGTGGCCATCGTGTGCCCGGATATCGTCGCGGCGCTCGATACCGTCGACCTCGTGGCCCCGGAGCACCTGGAGATCCAGTGCTCTGACGCCTTCGACCTGCTCGGCAGCATCAACAACGCCGGCGCCATCTTCCTCGGGCACTGGACGTGCGAAAGCGTCGGAGACTACATCGCCGGCCCTAACCACGTTCTGCCCACGGGTGGCACGGCCCGCTTCTCCAGTCCGCTGTCGGTGGACGACTTCGTGAAGAAGTCGAGCGTGCTGTCCTATTCGTACGACGCGCTCGAGCTGGACGGCCCCACCGTGATCGAGCTGGCCGAGAAGGAGGGCCTGTGGGCCCACGCGCGGGCTGTCTCTTTGCGGATTGACGCCATCGAAGCAGAGCGGGCCGGCGAGTTCGACGAGGGTCTTGACGATGCCGAGGAGCGCTTGTGAACAGTTTTCGTGAACCACGCCCTGAGCTTGAGGGGCTCATATCGTATGACGCCAAGGATGTGCGGGCTGACGTCATGCTGGCCTCCAACGAGCACCCGCTGAACCTGCCCGCAGAGGTCGTGTCCAAGCTCAAGGAACGGTTGGCCGACTTCAACTTCAACCGCTATCCGGACCCCACTGCCACCGAGCTTCGCAAGCTGCTCGCCGAGGCCAACGGACTCGACCCGGAAAACGTCCTGATCGGCAACGGCGGCGACGAGCTCATCTTCGACCTGCTGCTGGCGTGGGGCGGACCCGGGCGAAAGCTGCTCGACACCCCGCCGACCTTCTCGATGTATGCCATCGACGCGACGGTCACCGGCACCGAGGTGGTGCGCATACCGCGCCAAGCCGACTTCTCGCTTGATGAAGCGGCGATTCTTGCGCGGGTGGCCGAGGGCGACATCGATCTCATCATGCTCGCCAACCCCAATAACCCCACGGGCAACCTTATCGACGAGGGCTTCCTGATCGACCTGCTCAAGGCGACCGATGCCATCGTGCTCGTGGATGAGGCGTACTTCGAGTTCAGCCGCCACACGATGCGCCCGCACATGACGAGGCACCCCAACCTCGTGCTGCTGCGCACGTTCTCCAAGGCATTCTCGCTTGCCGGACTGCGGGTGGGCTACCTGCTGGGCCACGCGGACGTGGTCCGGGAGCTCATGAAGGTGCGGCAGCCTTACTCGGTCAACGCATTCTCGCAGTGGGTGGCCTCGGTCGTGTTCCGCGAGCGTGTTGCGTTCGAGCAGTCCATCAGCGAGATCATGCGCGGCCGCGACCAGCTCATGCACGGGCTCGATATGTTCTCTGAGGTGGAGGTCTTCCCGACCGAGGCGAACTTCGTGCTGTTTCGCGTCGAGCACGCGAGCGCCCTGTGGCGCGACCTGCTGCACAGCTATTCGGTGCTGGTGCGGGACTTCACGCGTTCGCCGGGGCTTGAGAACTGCCTGCGTGTGACGGTGGGGACGCACGAGGAGAATCAACTCTTCTTGGAGGCAATGGACCAGGTGCTCGCCACGCGGCGTGCATCAGATCACTTCGGCGAGAAGGCGACGGCTGCTCGTCACGGCTGAGACCGTGACCACAACGGAAAGGCGATGCGATGGGCCGCACGGCGACGATGACCCGCACGACGGGGGAGACCGACATCACGCTGACACTGGACCTCGATGGGACGGGGAAGACGTCGGTTCAGACCGGTGTGCCGTTCTTCGACCACATGCTCGATGCGTTCGGGCGGCACGCGACGTTCGACCTCGCGGTGGCGGCCACCGGCGACGTGGAGATCGACGCGCACCACACCGTCGAAGACGTCGGCATCGTGCTGGGTAGCGCGCTCTCCGAGGCGCTTGCAGACAAGGCCGGAATCACCCGCTTCGGCGACGCGGTGGTGCCCATGGACGAAGCGCTTGTGCTCGCGGCGGTGGACGTGAGCGGTCGCGGGCAGCTGCACTACGCCGTCGAGCTGCCCATCGAGATCATCGGCACGTTCGATACGACGCTGGCCAAGGAGTTTCTGGTGGCGTTCGCGTCGAGTGCGGGCCTCACGCTGCACGTGCGCTCCTTCACCGGCGAGAACGCCCACCACATCATCGAGGCGGTCTTCAAGGCGGTCGCGCGCGCGGTGCGCACGGCGGTCTCCATCGACCCGCGCGTGAGCGGTGTGCCGTCGACGAAGGGCTCCCTGTGATCGCGATCGTCGACTACCGCATGGGCAACCTGCGCAGCGTGCAGAAGGGTTTCGAGCACGCTGGCGTGGCTGACGTCGTTGTGACCGACGATCCGACCGTGGTCGAGCGAGCCGACGGAATCGTGCTGCCGGGCGTCGGCGCCTTTCGCGACGCCGCCGCCAATCTGCGCCAGAGCGGCTGCGAGGAGGTCATGCTCCGCCGCGTGCGCGAGGGCACGCCGTTCCTCGGCATCTGCCTGGGACTGCAGTTGCTTGCTGATGTGGGGCTTGAGGATGGCGAGTGGGAGGGCCTGGGCCTGGTGCCGGGCACCTGCGAGCGCCTTCCCGGCGGCGTGAAGATCCCGCACATCGGCTGGAATACCGTCGAGTACCCGCGCGAGAGCCCGCTCTTTGAGGGCAT encodes:
- the hisC gene encoding histidinol-phosphate transaminase, whose protein sequence is MNSFREPRPELEGLISYDAKDVRADVMLASNEHPLNLPAEVVSKLKERLADFNFNRYPDPTATELRKLLAEANGLDPENVLIGNGGDELIFDLLLAWGGPGRKLLDTPPTFSMYAIDATVTGTEVVRIPRQADFSLDEAAILARVAEGDIDLIMLANPNNPTGNLIDEGFLIDLLKATDAIVLVDEAYFEFSRHTMRPHMTRHPNLVLLRTFSKAFSLAGLRVGYLLGHADVVRELMKVRQPYSVNAFSQWVASVVFRERVAFEQSISEIMRGRDQLMHGLDMFSEVEVFPTEANFVLFRVEHASALWRDLLHSYSVLVRDFTRSPGLENCLRVTVGTHEENQLFLEAMDQVLATRRASDHFGEKATAARHG
- the hisD gene encoding histidinol dehydrogenase — encoded protein: MLRRIVLKPSQRLTEADLARSGGVDAEIIGVAARIVDDVRTRGDEALRDLTKQFDKCDLDDFRVTEAEIDAAVAQCEPAFLDAITAAAAAIEEFHARQVQQSWFTAQEGGVFLGQKVTPLCRVGIYVPGGRAKYPSSVLMCAIPAQVAGVGDIAMVVPPDADGSVNPYTLAAAAEAGVTEIYKVGGAQAVAALAYGTASIPRVDKIVGPGNAYVTAAKKLVMGDVGIDMLAGPSEVLVLADETAIPAFVAIDLMAQAEHDPRAATYLVTTDPELPDLVEEALGLLLAESPRGEITQRSLVDNGVAIVCPDIVAALDTVDLVAPEHLEIQCSDAFDLLGSINNAGAIFLGHWTCESVGDYIAGPNHVLPTGGTARFSSPLSVDDFVKKSSVLSYSYDALELDGPTVIELAEKEGLWAHARAVSLRIDAIEAERAGEFDEGLDDAEERL
- the hisZ gene encoding ATP phosphoribosyltransferase regulatory subunit, producing the protein MRPITPRGFRDVLPEEAAEREAVSAAIAAVFSSWGYDPVETPVVEVYETLSAAAGDLQGTAFRLFDLDGRLLALRPDVTVPVARLYAARMAHDAGIRRFRYRAEVFREHESLRGQNRQFTQLGVELVGAGGPAADAEVVAVLVEALAASGLADFTVAVGDVAVLIALLDAAGPGAGEAWRADVLAAAHDRNFVALDALAARVGGDVGTALAEVVRLRGGVEAIERCRAIVEPVVGTREVDDFARTWQLLEAAGVTDHVMVDFGVIRSFDYYTGLVLEAYAPGLGVALGGGGRYDTLLAAYDAPAPAAGFAIGLERLSIALADQGVVVPVQPSAAVVGGDAAAAFTEAARRRAAGERVALGAEVFAGEEVAS
- the hisG gene encoding ATP phosphoribosyltransferase, with translation MIATARGNGKGGGRLRVAVPKGALFPGSIEALRDAGLDVEGLADPGRQLIVTTADAEFIISKPTDVPVYVAYGAADCGIAGRDVLVEAGLDVVELVDLGFGGCRFVVAEREDAPDLAERYRHVGVIRVATKYPRIAEIHFASKGVQVEIVKLYGNIELAPLIGIADVIVDITATGTTLRENKLRIVEDVLPSTARFIGNPASTRTDPRVVDLADRLSEGSVEST
- the hisB gene encoding imidazoleglycerol-phosphate dehydratase HisB → MGRTATMTRTTGETDITLTLDLDGTGKTSVQTGVPFFDHMLDAFGRHATFDLAVAATGDVEIDAHHTVEDVGIVLGSALSEALADKAGITRFGDAVVPMDEALVLAAVDVSGRGQLHYAVELPIEIIGTFDTTLAKEFLVAFASSAGLTLHVRSFTGENAHHIIEAVFKAVARAVRTAVSIDPRVSGVPSTKGSL
- the hisH gene encoding imidazole glycerol phosphate synthase subunit HisH, with amino-acid sequence MIAIVDYRMGNLRSVQKGFEHAGVADVVVTDDPTVVERADGIVLPGVGAFRDAAANLRQSGCEEVMLRRVREGTPFLGICLGLQLLADVGLEDGEWEGLGLVPGTCERLPGGVKIPHIGWNTVEYPRESPLFEGIDESTAFYFVHSYRIVPADESVIIGSTEYGVRFAAAVQVGPAAFAVQFHPEKSSTMGLKLLANFGRIVKGARA